In Thermococcus zilligii AN1, a genomic segment contains:
- a CDS encoding 30S ribosomal protein S17 translates to MREIGLNVQPPAEKCDDPNCPWHGHLKIHGRYFEGIVVSDKGKKTVVVERQHYRYLKKYERYELRRSKVHAHNPECINAKMGDRVLIAETRPISKTKSFVVVAVVQRAERAGGV, encoded by the coding sequence ATGAGAGAGATAGGATTGAACGTTCAGCCTCCCGCTGAAAAGTGCGACGATCCAAACTGCCCGTGGCACGGGCACCTCAAAATACACGGTAGATACTTCGAGGGGATAGTGGTCAGCGACAAGGGCAAGAAGACGGTTGTGGTTGAGAGACAGCACTACAGGTACCTCAAGAAGTACGAGAGGTACGAGCTCAGGAGGAGCAAGGTTCACGCCCACAACCCGGAGTGCATAAACGCCAAGATGGGCGACCGTGTCCTCATAGCTGAGACCAGGCCTATAAGCAAGACCAAGAGCTTTGTCGTCGTTGCAGTCGTTCAGAGGGCTGAAAGGGCTGGGGGGGTGTGA
- a CDS encoding 50S ribosomal protein L14, whose translation MAKKGAGATRGISPVRPTRALPVGAYLNVADNSGAKVIQIIGVIGYKGTRRRLASAGVGDMVIATVKKGRPDMRHQVVRAVVVRQKKEYRRLDGMRVKFEDNAAALVTPEGVPRGTEIRGAIAREAAERWIRLGGIASIVL comes from the coding sequence ATGGCCAAGAAGGGTGCCGGTGCAACGAGGGGTATAAGTCCAGTCAGGCCCACCCGGGCCCTCCCGGTTGGTGCTTACCTCAATGTAGCTGACAACAGCGGCGCCAAGGTCATCCAGATCATCGGTGTCATCGGCTACAAGGGCACCAGGAGAAGGCTTGCCTCAGCCGGCGTTGGTGACATGGTTATAGCAACAGTCAAGAAGGGAAGACCGGACATGAGGCACCAGGTGGTTAGAGCTGTCGTCGTAAGGCAGAAGAAGGAATACAGAAGGCTTGACGGCATGCGCGTCAAGTTCGAGGACAACGCGGCAGCTTTAGTCACGCCTGAGGGCGTTCCGAGGGGAACCGAGATCAGGGGTGCGATAGCTAGGGAGGCCGCCGAGAGGTGGATCAGGCTCGGTGGCATAGCGAGCATAGTGCTGTGA
- a CDS encoding 30S ribosomal protein S4e, with amino-acid sequence MARKGPKRHLKRLAAPTSWYLHRKEYKWAVRPMPGPHSMGTSIPLLYIVRDYLGYAKTAREAKKILNEGKVLVDGRVRKDYKFPVGIMDVVSIPETGEHYRVLPNRIGKLILHPISEEEAKLKPFRITNKRMVKGSKVQLNLHDGSNHLVGFAEKDSFRTSYTVLMKVPEREIVEVIPFEVGAYVFVTQGKNVARRGKVVEIRQFPMGWPDVVTIEDENGEKFDTLKEYAFVLGKDRPIISLP; translated from the coding sequence ATGGCGAGAAAGGGTCCGAAGAGGCACCTTAAGAGGCTTGCCGCTCCAACCTCATGGTATCTCCACAGGAAGGAGTACAAATGGGCCGTTAGACCGATGCCGGGCCCGCACAGCATGGGCACTTCGATACCGCTGCTCTACATCGTCAGGGACTACCTCGGCTACGCGAAGACCGCACGTGAGGCTAAGAAGATACTCAACGAGGGCAAGGTTCTCGTCGATGGACGCGTTAGGAAGGACTACAAGTTCCCGGTCGGAATAATGGACGTAGTTTCCATTCCTGAAACCGGCGAACACTACAGGGTTCTTCCAAACAGGATTGGAAAGCTCATACTCCACCCGATAAGCGAGGAAGAGGCAAAGCTCAAGCCCTTCAGGATAACCAACAAGCGCATGGTCAAAGGCTCCAAGGTCCAGCTCAACCTCCACGACGGAAGCAACCACCTCGTTGGCTTTGCTGAGAAGGACTCCTTCAGGACATCCTACACCGTCCTCATGAAGGTCCCGGAGAGGGAGATCGTCGAAGTTATACCCTTCGAGGTCGGTGCCTACGTCTTCGTTACTCAGGGTAAGAACGTGGCAAGGAGAGGCAAGGTCGTTGAGATCAGGCAGTTCCCGATGGGCTGGCCTGATGTGGTTACAATCGAGGACGAGAACGGGGAGAAGTTCGACACCCTGAAGGAATACGCCTTTGTCCTTGGTAAGGACAGGCCCATTATCTCCCTTCCGTGA
- a CDS encoding 50S ribosomal protein L5, whose product MEINREAILADWEAHPMRKPRIAKVTINIGVGESGERLTKAETMLERLVGQKPIRRKAKQTNRDFGIRRGEPIAVKVTLRGEKARRMLNRLLDAVDRKLNVSNFDEHGNFCFGIHEHINIPGVEYDPEIGIFGMDVCVTLERPGFRVARRKRQRRKIPTKHKLTKEEGILFAMEELKVKVEGL is encoded by the coding sequence ATGGAGATAAACAGGGAAGCCATACTCGCTGACTGGGAAGCTCACCCCATGAGGAAGCCCAGGATAGCCAAGGTCACCATAAACATCGGTGTTGGCGAGAGCGGTGAGAGACTTACCAAGGCCGAGACAATGCTCGAGCGCCTGGTTGGCCAGAAGCCGATAAGGAGAAAGGCCAAGCAGACAAACAGGGACTTTGGAATCAGGCGTGGTGAGCCAATAGCCGTGAAAGTCACCCTCCGCGGCGAGAAAGCCAGGCGGATGCTCAACAGGCTCCTTGATGCCGTCGACAGGAAGCTCAACGTGAGCAACTTTGACGAGCACGGCAACTTCTGCTTTGGGATTCACGAGCACATCAACATCCCCGGCGTTGAGTACGATCCGGAGATAGGTATCTTCGGTATGGACGTATGCGTCACCCTCGAGAGGCCGGGCTTTAGGGTAGCGAGGAGAAAGAGGCAGAGGAGGAAGATACCGACCAAGCACAAGTTGACCAAAGAGGAGGGAATCCTCTTCGCTATGGAAGAGTTGAAGGTCAAGGTGGAGGGATTGTGA
- the rplX gene encoding 50S ribosomal protein L24, giving the protein MRLDSKQPKKQRKFLYNAPLHLRQKIMSAPLSRELREKYGVRNLPIREGDKVRVMRGDFKGKEGKVLEVDLKSYRIHVEGVTQTKVNGTEVFYPLHPSNVMIIELNLEDEERKKIIERRAA; this is encoded by the coding sequence ATGAGGCTCGACTCTAAACAGCCCAAAAAGCAGAGGAAGTTCCTTTACAACGCTCCCCTTCACCTTAGGCAGAAGATAATGAGCGCTCCCCTTAGCAGGGAGCTCAGGGAGAAGTACGGTGTGAGAAATCTCCCAATCAGGGAAGGGGACAAGGTTAGGGTAATGCGCGGTGACTTCAAGGGGAAGGAAGGGAAAGTTCTCGAGGTTGATCTCAAGAGCTACAGAATTCACGTTGAGGGCGTTACTCAGACCAAGGTAAACGGTACCGAGGTCTTCTATCCGCTCCACCCATCCAACGTGATGATAATCGAACTCAACCTCGAGGACGAGGAGAGGAAGAAAATAATTGAGAGGAGGGCTGCCTGA
- a CDS encoding 30S ribosomal protein S14, whose protein sequence is MAKADYNKRKPRKFGKGARRCVRCGQYGPIVRVQGLMLCRHCFREVAPKLGFKKYE, encoded by the coding sequence ATGGCGAAGGCTGATTACAACAAGAGGAAGCCGAGGAAGTTTGGGAAGGGAGCGAGAAGGTGCGTGCGCTGCGGCCAGTACGGTCCGATAGTCAGGGTGCAGGGCCTCATGCTCTGCAGGCACTGCTTCCGCGAGGTCGCTCCAAAGCTCGGCTTTAAGAAGTATGAGTGA